One window of the Candidatus Syntrophosphaera sp. genome contains the following:
- the leuS gene encoding leucine--tRNA ligase: AIARLKMMEGYSVMQPMGYDSFGMPAENFAIQHNSHPRITTEENIAAMRGQFDSLGFGLDWEREVSTCRPDYYKWGQYLFKKLYEKGLVYRKKSWQNWCEDCQTVLANEQVENGRCWRCSGEVAQKELEQWFFRITDYAEELLNFSGMVDWPERVITMQKNWIGKSEGTLIDFPLEAGGEPISVFTTRPDTVYGVTFMALPPEHPLVQKWLAEEPDNKPLHDFCRKVINEDKIFRTAEDTTKEGVFSGRYCVNPLNGNNVQIWITNYVLLEYGTGAVMAVPAHDQRDFEFAKKYGIPMRLVIQNPEQNLVLEEMEEAYVEPGVMANSAPFDGLDSESAKAAISRLLEEKGLGKATCTYRLRDWGISRQRYWGNPIPVIHCPHCGVVLVPDEQLPVLLPDNVQLGKTTSNPLLSVPEWFYVPCPRCGADSRRETDTMDTFVDSAWYYARYADPHNAEAPFDPAKAKYWLPVDQYIGGIEHAVMHLLYARFISKFMRDLGWLACDEPFARLLTQGMVTKDGAKMSKSKGNVVDPTYIVNRFGADTLRVFLLFASPPDKDSEWSDDGIMGAFRFLNRVWRLIEGNLEDIKRGLKLSAQPEEVSAPLRDLLFSSHSTVKKWLDDCQHRMQYNTAIAAVMEHLNHCVSVKDPASLSAPDLAVFAEACGIIPQLLYPFAPHIAEELWQMMGFTELLHESGLPGYEERHLIRDLVTYVVQINGKLRGKLEVPPDIDLEELKKLALEVENVKRSLSGLLVRKIIVIPGKMVSIAVGK; the protein is encoded by the coding sequence GCCATCGCCCGGCTGAAGATGATGGAAGGCTACTCCGTCATGCAGCCCATGGGCTATGACTCCTTTGGCATGCCGGCGGAGAACTTCGCCATCCAGCACAATTCCCATCCCCGCATCACCACGGAGGAGAACATCGCCGCCATGCGCGGCCAGTTCGATTCCCTGGGCTTCGGGCTGGATTGGGAACGCGAGGTCAGCACCTGCCGGCCCGACTACTACAAATGGGGCCAGTACCTCTTTAAGAAACTGTATGAGAAGGGTTTGGTCTATCGCAAGAAATCCTGGCAAAACTGGTGCGAGGACTGCCAGACCGTGCTTGCCAACGAACAGGTGGAAAACGGCCGCTGCTGGCGCTGCAGCGGTGAAGTGGCCCAGAAAGAGCTGGAACAGTGGTTCTTCCGGATCACGGACTACGCCGAGGAACTGCTTAATTTTTCAGGCATGGTGGACTGGCCGGAACGCGTGATCACGATGCAGAAGAACTGGATCGGCAAAAGCGAAGGCACCCTGATCGATTTTCCTCTGGAAGCAGGCGGAGAGCCCATCAGCGTCTTCACCACCCGTCCGGACACGGTTTACGGGGTCACTTTCATGGCCTTGCCGCCGGAACATCCACTGGTGCAGAAATGGCTGGCTGAAGAGCCGGACAACAAGCCCCTGCACGATTTTTGCCGCAAGGTCATCAACGAGGACAAGATCTTCCGCACGGCAGAGGACACCACCAAGGAAGGCGTCTTTTCCGGCAGATACTGCGTCAATCCCCTAAATGGCAATAACGTGCAGATCTGGATCACCAACTACGTCCTGCTGGAATACGGCACCGGCGCCGTCATGGCCGTTCCAGCCCACGACCAGCGCGACTTCGAATTTGCCAAAAAGTACGGCATTCCGATGCGCCTCGTGATCCAGAACCCGGAGCAGAACCTGGTGCTGGAAGAGATGGAGGAAGCCTACGTCGAGCCTGGCGTGATGGCCAATTCCGCCCCTTTCGATGGCCTGGACAGCGAATCCGCCAAGGCCGCCATCTCCAGATTGCTGGAGGAGAAAGGCTTGGGCAAGGCTACCTGCACCTACAGATTGCGCGATTGGGGCATTTCCCGCCAACGCTATTGGGGCAACCCCATCCCCGTGATCCACTGCCCGCATTGCGGTGTGGTCCTGGTCCCGGACGAGCAACTGCCTGTCCTGCTGCCGGATAACGTCCAACTGGGCAAAACCACCAGCAATCCGCTGCTGTCCGTGCCCGAATGGTTCTATGTTCCCTGCCCCCGGTGCGGGGCTGATTCCCGGCGCGAGACAGACACCATGGACACCTTTGTGGACAGCGCCTGGTATTACGCCCGCTACGCCGATCCGCACAATGCCGAGGCTCCTTTCGATCCGGCCAAGGCCAAATACTGGCTGCCGGTGGACCAATACATCGGCGGGATCGAGCACGCCGTGATGCATCTGCTCTACGCCCGCTTCATCAGCAAATTCATGCGTGACCTGGGCTGGCTGGCTTGCGACGAACCCTTTGCCAGATTGCTCACCCAGGGCATGGTCACCAAAGACGGCGCCAAGATGAGCAAATCCAAAGGCAATGTGGTCGATCCCACCTACATCGTGAACCGCTTCGGGGCCGACACCCTGCGCGTCTTCCTGCTTTTCGCCTCGCCGCCGGACAAGGATTCCGAATGGAGCGACGACGGCATCATGGGCGCCTTCCGGTTCCTGAACCGCGTCTGGCGCCTGATCGAAGGAAATCTGGAAGACATCAAGCGCGGACTGAAGCTAAGCGCCCAGCCGGAAGAGGTCTCCGCTCCGCTGCGGGACTTGCTGTTCAGCTCGCACAGCACGGTCAAGAAGTGGCTGGACGACTGCCAGCACCGCATGCAGTACAACACCGCCATCGCCGCCGTGATGGAGCATCTGAACCATTGCGTGAGTGTGAAAGACCCCGCAAGCCTCTCCGCTCCGGACCTGGCTGTATTTGCCGAAGCCTGCGGCATCATCCCGCAGCTGCTTTATCCCTTCGCGCCCCACATCGCCGAAGAACTCTGGCAAATGATGGGCTTCACCGAACTGCTGCACGAATCCGGCCTGCCCGGCTATGAAGAGCGCCACCTGATCCGCGACCTGGTGACCTATGTGGTCCAGATCAACGGCAAACTGCGCGGCAAGCTGGAAGTGCCACCGGACATCGATCTCGAGGAACTTAAGAAGCTGGCCCTGGAAGTGGAGAACGTGAAGCGCAGCCTGTCAGGGCTCTTGGTCAGGAAAATCATCGTCATCC